One genomic region from Vibrio sp. STUT-A11 encodes:
- a CDS encoding L,D-transpeptidase family protein, protein MSVKWCSLLVCCAFVFEVQGAVDLVKVDKSKRRMYLMEEGAVIKEYRIALGTNPKGHKQEEGDNRTPEGNYTLDYVINDSAFYRSVHISYPDAIDTLEAHRRGVYPGGNIKIHGLKNGETQDPSFIQSFDWTNGCIAITNEEMDEFIQLVRRGTPITIEW, encoded by the coding sequence ATGTCAGTAAAATGGTGTTCTCTACTGGTATGTTGTGCATTTGTGTTCGAAGTACAAGGTGCTGTCGATCTTGTCAAAGTAGATAAGTCGAAGCGTCGAATGTACTTGATGGAAGAGGGGGCCGTGATAAAGGAGTATCGAATCGCTTTGGGTACTAATCCTAAAGGTCATAAACAAGAAGAAGGAGACAATCGTACTCCGGAAGGTAACTATACTCTGGATTACGTTATCAATGATTCTGCTTTTTATCGCTCTGTACATATCAGTTACCCCGATGCTATTGATACGCTTGAGGCTCATCGTCGCGGTGTCTACCCTGGTGGCAACATTAAAATCCATGGCTTAAAAAATGGAGAGACCCAAGATCCAAGCTTTATACAAAGTTTTGATTGGACCAATGGGTGTATCGCAATTACCAACGAAGAGATGGATGAATTCATTCAATTGGTTCGAAGGGGGACACCCATTACCATTGAGTGGTAA
- a CDS encoding glycerophosphodiester phosphodiesterase family protein, producing MDSLLIGHRGVAGSYPENTKISVLAAINLDLKWVEVDVQPTKDNVLVVCHDHTVNRCSNGQGRVDELTLDELRSLDFGGWFGDEFKGETIMTLEELLELAAEHNLNLNIEVKVDRHPAEPVAKLLAKVLSGNPLSSESILLSSFSHDVIRSLFEHCKGYRLGVLSEFLTKKDQLLLEEVNAYSCNLNINWVRSRQIKKLQQSGYKVMCYTVNNPHKLKHLPPLDGIFSDYPTRFLP from the coding sequence ATGGATTCATTGTTAATTGGCCACCGAGGTGTGGCAGGATCCTACCCAGAAAACACAAAGATAAGCGTTCTTGCTGCAATAAACCTTGATTTGAAATGGGTAGAAGTCGATGTTCAGCCGACAAAAGACAACGTCTTGGTAGTGTGCCATGACCACACGGTCAACCGCTGCAGTAACGGGCAGGGTCGAGTAGATGAACTCACTTTAGATGAACTGAGAAGCTTAGACTTTGGAGGTTGGTTTGGTGACGAGTTTAAAGGTGAAACCATCATGACGTTGGAAGAGCTTCTTGAACTGGCCGCAGAGCACAACCTCAATCTAAATATCGAAGTTAAAGTTGATCGCCATCCCGCAGAGCCAGTTGCAAAGTTATTAGCCAAAGTGCTTTCTGGTAACCCTCTGTCCTCAGAAAGTATTTTACTGTCTAGTTTTAGCCATGATGTGATTCGATCTCTCTTTGAGCACTGTAAAGGCTACCGTTTGGGTGTACTAAGCGAGTTTCTTACCAAGAAAGACCAATTGCTGCTTGAAGAGGTCAATGCTTACAGCTGTAACTTAAACATTAATTGGGTGCGATCACGCCAGATAAAAAAGCTTCAGCAGAGTGGCTATAAAGTGATGTGTTATACCGTGAACAATCCACATAAACTGAAGCACTTACCGCCGTTAGATGGAATCTTTAGTGACTACCCAACTCGGTTTCTTCCGTAA
- a CDS encoding L-lactate dehydrogenase: MKIGVIGAGAVGVGVCNYLLTMGSFSELVLLDQNLERAEGEVFDFRHTTALTFSKNTRIIPSNDYLDLLEADIVIITAGAQIKHGQTRLDLAEINANIGVEIARNIERVAPNAILIVVTNPCDIVTHFIVANTGFEASKVISSGCVIDTARLMSIVANRVDLDPKNIFGYVLGEHGSHCFTPKSLISIAGQPADYYCDMHNIKRIDSDELLEAVKQAGYEIFRRKNNTVHGIAASVFRIVQAVIINERSVLPVGTMIKGQYGLNNVVLSLPTVVGKKGADSVLTHPFSGDELKTLRAISENLRSIVKNVALSTSLEC, encoded by the coding sequence ATGAAGATCGGTGTCATTGGCGCTGGAGCCGTTGGTGTTGGTGTTTGTAACTACTTACTCACAATGGGAAGCTTCAGCGAGTTAGTCTTATTAGATCAAAACTTGGAACGTGCAGAAGGAGAAGTGTTCGATTTCCGTCACACAACGGCGTTAACGTTTTCTAAAAATACTCGTATTATCCCTTCGAATGACTATCTGGATTTATTAGAAGCTGACATTGTCATCATCACCGCTGGCGCACAAATCAAACACGGGCAGACCCGCCTGGATCTCGCAGAAATCAACGCCAATATCGGGGTTGAAATAGCACGCAACATTGAGCGTGTCGCGCCTAATGCTATTCTTATTGTTGTGACTAATCCCTGTGATATTGTTACCCATTTTATTGTCGCTAATACTGGTTTTGAAGCGAGTAAGGTGATCAGCAGTGGTTGTGTTATAGATACTGCCCGCTTGATGAGTATTGTCGCCAACCGTGTCGATCTCGATCCTAAGAATATCTTTGGGTACGTATTAGGCGAACATGGTAGCCATTGTTTTACGCCGAAGAGTTTGATTTCTATCGCTGGTCAACCAGCGGATTATTACTGTGATATGCACAATATCAAACGAATTGATTCTGATGAGCTGTTGGAGGCGGTGAAACAAGCCGGCTATGAAATATTTCGCCGCAAGAACAATACCGTACACGGCATCGCAGCCAGTGTGTTTCGGATCGTGCAGGCGGTTATCATCAACGAGCGCTCAGTGTTGCCTGTTGGAACCATGATAAAAGGACAATATGGCCTGAATAATGTTGTACTTAGCTTACCTACTGTGGTGGGTAAAAAAGGGGCTGACTCTGTGCTTACCCACCCATTTAGTGGTGACGAGTTGAAAACGTTAAGAGCCATCAGTGAGAATTTACGTTCAATCGTAAAGAACGTTGCATTGTCGACCAGTTTAGAGTGTTAG